ACactttatatcattaaaacatTATATCATTGTTATGGATGATACAATGATTCTTAATACACATTATAATAGTACAATACATGTTACACGATAATCATTACTCCCTCCGttccatattaaatgtctaattttgacttttcaagttttctacttttaattttaaccgtaaaaatatttgttgtattatttaacacttcatataaaatatatgaatgcattgagttttcattatattttttattggtataacttttatcaactattatataacacaaacaaatatatttatgatcaaaaatttaaaaattagacttaacaaatcaaatttaaacaatttatatgagacaaaaagaatatatttttaacGCGTTAACAACTAGTGTATAACTAGCATATGTCTTAAAAAAAGGAGTATTAGATTATCAACTTACTTTCTTGAGATTATAAATAACAGGGATAAGGAAtcaaataaatgttttattaCAAGATTGACGCATATGACGGAGTAATAATGGAAGAATCCAAAAGAAATTTCGAGCACAGTCAATACTGAATACGAGTTATGTTTGACTTGGTGTATGAATTAGTCAAGATCGAGTTTAGGCTAGCGGATTGATTAATTTCTAATTTTAGCTAGTTTCACGTAAAATCCATAATTGTTTAACATATTAGAGAAATATACAAGTTTATTACGAATTACAAGAGAGATTCCCGCACAATACGGCAGCAGTGACGATGACGGGTGGTGATGGTAGCGGTAACGATgttgttattaatgtaaaaatataagaaCTTCGCTAATGAAACCTTAAACTGGATAGAAGAGCGTATGTTTCCGTAGAGGGCATTAGTGAATGTAAaggtattttagtcatattaaaggctaaaaatttaaaagaaaaaaaaaaaaaatttgttttatcaggtaatattataaatataataattagcaCCTTAAATAAATCtttaatgtttatgtatatcTACATGGTTCCGGTTTTAGCTGTATCATTTTTCCATCGTAAAGTAGTAGAAAATGGTCACGAgtttaaatttgttttcattGTATTTAAAAAACAAGCTATTACTGTAAAAAAGTCGATCAAAACTCGAAAAGTTTTTCACCATTCTAAGTAATATCAAATCGTTAGTTGATAATAATTAGCTAgtttaaattatatatcttaTGTATTAATACTAGTCGCATATAAATGAACGAAATTTATATATTGCttcagaaaaaaataaaatcgtGAACAAGTAGTCAACGATGCTAAAAGTCAAAATAAGCCTACGAGCTCAGTCGGTTTACGTTAACACCAGCGATACATGACGCGGAAAGTTTGGAATAGAACTAGAAAcataacatttgaatttgaatatatTTCACACGTTCtatgttctatttatttttaagaatttaaaaccattatatatacatttttgcttttctttctGTTCATTAATGATGGCTAATCGAACTGGTCAAAGGTATTCCCGGTTTTTATCCAAGttcttgagttcgatctttagGGATGACTGGTTTTTCCTCCGAGTATATGAAACAACTCATGGTCAATATCTCATTGTCAAATATACGAACacggcttcaccattatacggtgagctATCCTTGATGTTGTATCCCGATTGGATGTTTGAAAACAATTTAAGGACAATAACCATACATCAAATATAACAACCGTAACAATTTAACATCGCTTATGATCAATAAATGGTTAATATAAACTATGTTAGCATGTCATAACCTTAATAACTAGAAAGAAAAGTCCTTAGAGTAACAAATTTGAAGGATAATATGGTATTATCTCATTAACACAATTAATCATACAAACTAACAATTCTTCATGTTgtataattttaaaacttaacatgACATATTATCTAGTAGCACATTTAAAGACGTGCTTAATTAAATTAGGAAACTGTTAAGCGCAACTCATAGGGCTGcatttaacatgcataaaaaaatatGCATTGTATATCAAAGCTCACccctaaattttataataagtgtataattatttaatatattttaattgcaACCCTAAGAGTTGTGTTTAGTAAAACTCATTAAGTTATTATCTCATATAAACAACTTAGGTCAATATatcttataatattaaaaacggTTATTAGACATCttaattttttcatcaaaattttattagttatcCCAAAAATAATTTGACCGTCAAAAATAGTTACATGAATATTTCTATATACCTCATACATGAcataatttacaaaataaaccCATTTGAAACCACATCTGTTACTCATGCAAATAACAATTTTGTTTCTCCAGCTATAATCCCATTTGATGTACAAGAATAATATTAAGCTAAAAGTGAATACATTTGCAAATCTAGAACCATTCAAACGggcaaatcaaacaaaccaccTAACCTCAGACCCATTGAGGCGGCTGGGTCCCACCAACGAACAGCGACAAACGATTCACAATATTGACTTCACACATCATAATGGGTCAACGTCACAATATAACATCTTTTATTCAACTTTCCGGTCACCTTCCACCACCACGTACCACCACCCTTTTTCCACCTtgagtaataaaatattatctgCCTTTTCCTTAAAATTATCTATCCGTTTTAAAACGTTTTGTtttgaatatttgtttttttctagTCTATTCATACATGATGGTAGTTTGTGGTGGTGTTGTATCTCTAGACAATGTAATTTGTAATAACTAGCATCCTGCTAGttgttcattttatttaataatatttttttggccgttaaaaaaaaaacatgatagtGAACATTTCTCCCAAAAAAAATATTCTAACAATAGtcaaatttaaagtttaaattcaATTTGTGTTATCACtaaaaagtttttaactttACAATCGTTAGTGCATAACAAACGTATTTTTCTAGAGTTTCTATGAAAGAAGTTTAACATGGATATATGTCTTAGTTGAGACCGTTCGAAAAAATATTAATTCTCGTAAGCATATATTAGTTTATaactttagattattgataaCATATTCTCTACCATAATTAAGTTCATATAATTCCTTGATTTAGGTTtattcaatttctttttatcaATATTGTTTTCTCTTGTAATTACTTctaagctaaaaaaaaaaaagctcttAGCAAACATTCCAACCAATTAAGCGCCTTCCATAATTAATGATCCCTAAACAAAAAGATTGTATCAAATTCTTGCGTCTTGACATAATGTAACAAAAagtttctttatataaaaataaataaactaattaattagtaaaatttgtataaaatcATGACCAAATTCGAATTGTAATCTTTTTAACACGGAGACAATTCTTTTCTATATTTCCTCCCACTTTCCATAACTTTccctataaatatatacacaccCCGCATTCCAATAATTCATACCTTTTTTTCATTCATCGTCTagaaagaggaaaaaaaagCGAAGAAATTCTCATCTCCACAAAAGAGATACAATTTCAAAGTTAGGGGCGACCTGAGAATATTttataagaacacaaaaaatatataatggcTGGATCAAAGTCAAGTACTGTGGTTGTGTTTATGGTCATGATGGTTGCAGCCATGCAGATGCAAACTTCCATGGCTCAAACCAGACATGTGGTTGGTGATGCCTTGGGCTGGACCATTCCTTCAAACGATGCTGCCGCTTACACCACTTGGGCTTCTGGCAAGACCTTCACCGTTGGTGACACTCTTTGTAAGTCTTTAAACCAATTCTTCCAAACTTAATTACTTTTAACGAACCATATGTATCATATACAGgtctatatatacttttaactaTAAATGATCATATATTATTACAGTATATCTTAGATAATACTGTAATTGTTTGCataaaattttgtaaaacttttttttcatgtttttttttgtcttccattaaactttgtactaaaaacatatatagcaACACTACTTTAGTATCTTACATCACGCAAAGCCTATTGGTTTTGGTATTAATTTTACACAATATTAGTCTTAACTTATTTTCATCATATCTAGTTTGCTTcttcttatttcttttcttttttttaaaaatttttttgttgtactttttttttctctaatcaAATATTGTAGATGTTAAAATAGAGTATAGTTATAGATACTTTAGATTCCTTTTTTAAAGtaacttttaattctacaaTAGCTTATTCTAGAATAGGTGAATATGAGAATATAATGGAAAAGCcactaaaataaaagttgaatatttttttaataaatattattttctatACAAACCATGAATAGAAGGAAAATCATGTCACATGCAAACAAACCTGCTCCATCATTTAATCTGTTAAACAATAGAAATCAATAATgtgtttacctttttttaagtttcatgtgattttgttttgtatatttatttgacTAGTGGTCTGAATTTGACTAAGATAATTATGCTACTTAATTTCATCTTTATAGTCATAGACTTGATTTTATTCAAACAAATAGTTAATTAATTGGTAACTATTCGGTTGCAGTTTTTAACTTCACCACCGGTCTACATGACGTGGCTGAAGTAGCGCAAGCGGCTTATGGACCGTGCACGACCACCAACCCAATCTCCACAACTACCACCGGCCCCGCCACCATCACGTTGTCCACCGCCGGCACCCACTACTACATTTGCACCTTCGGAACACATTGCAGCATTGGTCAAAAGGTGTCGGTCAATGTCGTCTCCGCCGCCACCGCACCCACCCCACCACCAGCAGCCACCCCTCCACCGGCAGCCACCCCCACCATCCCACCACCAACCGCAACCCCAACTCCGGCACCAGTGtcaccaccaaccaccaccCCAACTCCTGCCCCCGCCCCTGGCCCATCCACCACCACCCCACCATCCACCTCATCTCCGGCACCGTCACCGGAAGCCACTAGCCCACCAGCACCACCCCCAGCCGGACTATCTCCTTCAGGCAGCACCACCCCACCTCCATCCGGTGACAACGCCCCTACTCCACCATCACCCAGCTCCGCCGTCAGATCATTGGTTCCAGCTACTTTGTTGGTAGCAGTTTTTGCTTTGTTTCTTTagattgattattttttgtttgattattaattagtttggaGATATTACACGACTGTGAGTGATTTATTTCTGGATTTTTGTTATAATGTTTGTAAGGACATAGATtatgttttttggttttaaatgaTTCGTATCAATAAATTTTTGCCTTATGTTTTCATAACTTTTAGCCTATGGATTTATTCGTATTATATTACAAGGATTGAAAATAGAGTATTGGATTCCAAAGTGGTCATATTCTCGTGTAAGACATCCCTTTTAGTTTAGgctaaattacaaaaatcatacttgacttttatttaaaactacactggtcatacctgcaattttaaaattatcCGAGACATACTCATCATTTACAAAAACCTACATTGATCATACCTAACCCTAACGGATGTTGATGGACCGTTAATTTAGGTCACATGCTAGTCACATGAATGTGTAAAAGACTCTTTTGCCCTCATATCTGCCCACTCCCCCTTCTCTTGTTCTTCCCCAAATACACTCCTAAATTCATGATAATCATCACATTCACAAAACAATCCTATATcactttattttatctttattttccCTTAATTGCAATTTTACTTGAAACTCACTTTTGTTGTATCGCCGTCATCatcgtatctatatatctatacacatacacaaacacacacatatacatacacacacatacaaatatatatatacagtgtgtataatagatatatagatataaatttagCAATGAACATATCGAACAGATCGACGTCGTCGATCTCATGGAGATACTCGAATCCGAGTTATTACTTAAAAAACCTAAACGTCTTGCTATCACTGTAGTAGATTTGATCAAAATATGCCATATCCATTGTAAATCTGGTTGGAATATACGACGACGGTGGCAATTACTCTTGTTTTCTTCTTAGCCATACACAAAGCTAATTACTCTGTATCTGGttaaatctttttctttctcttttctctttgtctatcaatatctataaacttattataatattaattattattaatggaATTGAATTTAGAAGAAGATAGTTGTGGATTTTCgatgtgaatttttaaaattgttaaattttGATGATCATTAATTGTTGTGATTGTGATTGTGATTTATGATATTTCTGTTTATGATTcttgatataaatttttaagaTGATACTTGTTTGATGTTATTGGAAAATCTGGAAAAAACGAATGAGTTGATGATAGGTAGATAGATATGCTTGGGGAAATGACCATTTTATCTCCTCACATGTGTGGCATGTGACCAAATTTAACAGTTCGTCAAGCTCCGTTAGGGTTAGGTATGATCGGTGTAAGTTTTTGCAAACAATGGGTATGTCTGAGGTAATTTTTATATTGTAGGTATCACCAGtgtaattttaaacaaaatgatttttgtaatttaccctttagtttattattatttttttttataaacaaatatatatactttgccTGAAACAATATCACAAATTCACAACCTAAACGATATACTGTGATTagacaatttatttatttggatAGGTTCGAAACATCCCTAAAAGTAACTTCTTTCGAGTAacccatatataaataatataataaataatgtaaCAGAATATATGTTGATAAGACTACGTATATTTAAGTAAAAAACGTCGTCATTAATAAGCAACTTAGAACAGATTTGCCATTTACCAATTTCTAGTTTACTTTGTCCGTGTGGAATCAATTCAAGATTTCTAGAAGACACATCTTGTACATAACTACATACCACTTCCCTTTGATTCGTTCAATATGTGTACAATTGTCAGAATTTATGTTTAGAGGGTCGAAAATAAACTTATGGATTGGCCAATCAATTTTAGACTAAACTAATgcataaaaatagttttaaagatCTAGAATTTTATGGACATTGCAGGGGTCGTACTGGCGTAGCTAACATTCACATTCATGTGACTCAGCCATTAAAGTAATAGACTAACGGTAGGGAAAACGGTATGTTTGTGATTATAATACCAAAAAGTAAGTAATACTTCTTTAAAGGTAATTAGCAAAAGTTACCAATTTCATAGTTTTATTGAAGTGCTTGCACCCTGTATGGGTTTGGGATCcactttttcatatatcttCAGGCATCTTTCACAAAAGCACATAAATTATTCCTCAAATGTAAAGTAATTATATGTTTAGTCCGTAATATATAGATACTTTTCTAATGGTTAACTTTAACCTAATAATGACAAAACACATCGAAAGCACCCTCAAAAATATAGAGTTAATGGGTTGTGCACTCGTGTTCTGCCTTTATAATGAGGAACGCGTAACCCAACCAAGCTAATTGCTACATGGAACAATAATTAGTGGAGCAGAAATGGGTGtaactttcaattttaaaaGTGTCACATGTCctgtgaatatatataaagcattCTAGGGACCAGAAGTCCAGAAGAACCGGATAACCCAAATCAAATCTCCGTGAATGCAGCCTATGAGCCTTTGATCCTCAACTGTCGTCTAAGCTACTATAGTGAACGCCACATTTTGGTTTAATAAGTAGTCGTTTTCCTTCCCCGGCATGATAGCTTCTATAAGACAAGAAGGCAGTGATCAACCATCCACTATTGCGTGATAATACATCAATCAATATATGTGTTATAGGTACAAGTCCAGTTGTGAAtacttaataaatatatgtatatctatatacatgTAGTAATAGTTATGCCTTTCTATAACAAGATCGAAATTTTCCAGGAATATTGCAAAGCGTTTTCACTTCCTTTACTCTATGTTTTAgatgagtcatgaccataacgAGTTCGAGGCACAACAGATCGGTTGAACATATTTGCAGACTTCACCAATAACATAACAAGATCCCCCAAATAACTTGTGTGAAGTCAAAGATTAGCATCAACtcatataacataaaaatacaTAGTAACATAAAAAATGAGTGATCCTACACAAACatataacattaaaatacaTAGTAACATTTAGTaagagtataattttttttatcaaagcGATTAGCGAAACAGCTAGCCTAGCACATAGCGACCTTGCCAGTTGCCACTGACCCCATTTGGCCAAATGATCAAAGAGGTGTTTCGTCCTAATTGGATATTGACAAATCAAacttttgaaaagttttaaaGAAGTTTCTCTTCGACAAAATTGACAATTTAATTAATTCGTTGTGCATTCCCCCCTTCCAATATAAGATTGGACCATATGTCGTTAATTGTCTGTTAGCTATCATAATATATCAAACGTAGAACATTCGAGTCAATTGATCGAATCAAACGATAACTCATAATTAAACTATATCAATGTATGTAACCAAAAATCACACCTCGATCATGAGCAACGTGTTGATGTTATAATACCTCAATATcacattaattacttttgatttttgaatcaGTCATCATTGTGGGCCACTTTTTCAATGTTTTGACTAGATACTATTATATTCTGATTCATTCTGAATGTTACGAGTAATAATTAATCAACATTCTGATATTTTcatgaaaatataaatcaattttcGTAAGTAGCATATTGCATTTGCTATTctacaaaaaacaaaaccctaTACCAACACGAAAAGTTCAAAATCTAAGAGCATGTCTAAGATTGCCTAACACAGTCCAGACCCAACCTGCCATACCTGAAACGCTCCGTTGTTCCCCACCACAAGCTTGGAACTGAACCACTCGATGACAAACTCGGTCTTTTACCTCCAGGAAAGCGGGGCCAATCAACCCACAAAAGACTAGACCAGAGCATCTTGGTAGATAGTGTACAACGTTGTCTATATAAAACCGCAAGCCCCGAGAGAAACCCTTCGACcaacttaaataatgataacatTATACTAGTAGGACGCTCAGGATTTAAAAACTATACAAAACTCGGCCGTTTTAGTTTGATGTCCATGTGAGACGGGTTGTCATGAACTCAACCACCTTCACCACGTTCAAACCAAACCACCAGCCCAAACATCAGTTCTAATACCATCATAGCCTTAAAGATAATGCTACATTAAATACTAACAAAATACAACGAAACACGATTTTAGTCCACAACTGTCAAAGAGTCTAAAAGACATGATACAATCTTTAGCAGTCAAGGCGAAGCACCCTGGTCCTTTTTGGGCCTCATGCATTTGTCATGGCCGACTGCAATGGGTTTGGAATTTAATGTGTTAGGTACAAGACAATGCACGATGTGGACCCGAAAGCGAAATGGTGCTTAGGAGATAGACATCATGAAATGAATGACAACCCTCACCACCCATACCATTGTCCCATGCCATACACAAAAAGAAAAGGACACACGATTGAGACAAACCTTACTTTGACCCACTGTTTATACTTCATCCAAGATTAACCAAAAACCAGCTGGAATTTGCGCAAATAAGTGTTAACTTGCTAAGCTGATCAGGAAAAGGTAAAATTTGAAATCTTGAAACTTATAGACTTCTTTCTGATATCATTTCAAAGAATCACATAAGAAAACAGAATGTAAAGAATTGGATATCTACAAACCGCGTCTTTTCATTCGCTCAAAATCGGGATTCATATGCAAATAATGCTGTGTTTCCCCTACTGTTTTTCGTTTCCTAACATCTGTCACCGTATTCTCGACTTCTTCAGCCTCTGAATtcaaaggaaagaaagaaaattccTTGGAACTTCTTAGACCCGACTCATCATCAtaaacatcatcaacaaaagtTGGTCCCTTTTCACTACTTGAAACAAGACCCAACCTAAGAGACAAATCACACTCCCCCAATTCGGGTCGAATTTGTTTCTTTGAACTATTGTCGCATCCATCAAATGAAAACAATCTTTCTGGACAACCTGTTTGAGAAGAAGAGGGTAAAGTCTCACGAGTAGGGTGGTAAACCGGTGTGCCATCAATTATTTTGTTCAGGTTCTGGGGAGAATCCTGAAACATCTGGGGCGCCCGTGGTTGAAAATGGAAACCATGGTATAAAGGGAAAATGGTAGGCCTATTCTCAAAGGACACCATTTGTCTAGGTAAATTTCCAAATAAGGGAGGATAACGTGAGGAACCGGGAAGGGCAGCCTGAGAGCTCGGGCCGATATCGTTATTAACTTCAGAAAATGCACGCGTTCTATCCACACCTTCAGGTCTTTGAACATTTGGACCAGGGTCTTGATTTCTAGGACTTAAGTAGCTTCTGGTGTTAGTGTTTCTTTGGCTTCTGGATGATCTAACAGGGACACATCCCAAGTTAAGAGCAGCTGAACACCATAACATTACTAAATCATCAAGTATAACctcaaaaataaaacattatagAACCAACAGTAGTTTGAAATTTCATGAATGTCAAAATGGGCCTATACCTTCAACACAAGGGGGCAAGAATTCACCGGTTTCCATGGTCTCATCTTTCCTGATTATGGTATCAATGGCATCATTTAAACGATCCCACAACGTCTCAGAGTTCAAGTATTCGGCCTAATTGTAGTGCAGCAATAATAGGACTTAGCTTAAAATTACTAGTTTCTaaagatttaaaaatagaaacaagCATACCTCTGAATTAGCTTTGGAGTACATAATTTCTTCAGATTTCAAGACAACAGCAGGCAGCTTCTCTTGCCATTCTCGGTTCTTTTTCGTACCAGGACTATGGTTTTCATGTACAAGTctggtcaagattcaaaaacaCAAGGTATGCATTCTCTCAAAAACACAccaatatttaccattttacaAGATTCAAAGAAATTTAATGTCAATGTCAACGATATCCATGTATAGGGTACAGGGGGAGCTGGGATGTAGACTCCAGCCAGAGTGTGATTTAAAGAAAGAGGAAATACCAATAAAGATAAAacctttattaaatttaaaggtgTAAAACTTACCGAAAAATCTGTTGAATGATGGAACCTCTAATGGGTTGATGTCTATCACTATGCCAAGATCTTCTAACACATTCAAAAGGTCTTGGACCAGGCCTTGGCATCTTCAAGAAACAAGTTAAAGCTACAAACTTttttatgtcaaaaaaaaaaaaaaaagagaaaagatttTTGGAAGCTAAAGATTGAGCAAAAAATCTCTACATGAGAGTATGTAAGATATTCAGCTGGGTATCACTCCAAAATGACTTTTATATAGAACACCAAAAAAAGCCCATTAATTGCTACCTAATCTAAAACCCTAAAGATAGAGACTGGTGAGAGGGAGGGAGGGGGTGAAGAGAGTGAAAGATGCTTCCCCTTTTgatcatttaatttatttattggaTGGTCAATAATTGAGAAAATTGAGAGAGAAAgcgacaaaaaaaaataaaattaaataaagataCCAATCCCGTCAAAGTCAGGGTACGAAAGGACCCAAATCGAAAGAAAAGTGTGATGAAAACCACACCTTTAGAAACACATGGAGAGGGGAGGGGGGGCACAGATTGGAAATGGAGGGGGTTTTAGAGATGAAGAtgcaaatgattttattttgatGGGTTTTATGAGAGGTGGGTTAAGTTGGTTTGGCATATGGAGGGCAAGATCAaaggttttattttatatggttTGTCAATTTAACTTGTTAATGGAAAAGGgaatctttctttttcttttttttcccatttttttttttaataaaaactttctTTAAATGAATTTTGTTCTAATTAGAAAGTGATGTTTCATGAATTATTTTCATGAGAGGTAACAATTGAAAGTGGTTTTTGAGCTGATTATGCTGCCATCACTGGTCCTACACTAATATGGGGTAACAAGTCTTAGGTTTTAATTGCTTATTCAAAATAATCTTTCAAGAAAACAAGTGTTGTATTGGAAAAAGTTTCAAAGCTTTTTCCCGATCATGTGTAACGTAAACATACTAACGATGTAAATTTTACTCCCATCTTGCACTTATCCCTCTCtaattttaaaacttaagagttctaataaattttgttatgCCATCATTAGCAAAAATCACTCGATCAAAATTAGTCAAAAAGTTTGGGCTAGACCAGTAACTACAGAGGAATGGGGTGTCTCATCCACACACTTTCCTGAGACAAATCAAAGATCGACGAGGTACAAACTCCCAACTAACTTATTAAAAAGGGCAATTTGGTCATTCAAGTGACTCCTTGTGCCACTCTGTGCTAGTTGTCATGCTTGTAACAGGATTTTTGGTCAGGGTTACCTattagactatctccaatgctaaggatgTTTTTAGGCATCTTTGAGCTGTCACattatatccttacaaatctttatacattcttacaaatctttcaaatcttataattttatctccaaccatacaaacatccttaaaTATCCTTTTACTtctactaaaaacaaaaatatattaagtaaggacaagtaagggtATGCCCTTTCAAAAATCTTTaattttggacaagcttcaacggcaaaggatatccaagggcacctCCATTGAAAATAGCCTTACGTATTGGATTTGAACCAATATGAAAGCATTTTTTTAGCCGCTCAATCAAGTTGATCATGCTAAGTTAAATTAGTCCACTTATAAGACATGCAACCAAAGTTCCCCTTACTATGCAAGGTGGGCGGAACACTAAGAAAGAGTGAACGTTATCACTACACGAAACGTAATAGTGGCTCCCTCTCTATGGTTGTAAGCCACCGCTCTATGCGGATACATGTAGTATATACAATCTCACTATATGGATAAAGGCtccatttacatatatatatatatatataagatatatttttcattttacaaaATGATGTGACACATGATATAACTTGACAACTATTCTGGAGGGACTTGAGAGGAAATTTATCCCATACTAATTCCTTTTTTCCCTCTTGCTCTTCATTCTACAAGTAACGTGTCATAATAAAATTTgagtatattgttttttttcaaaatagcATTGCTGTGTACTAAAATTGGCCTTTACCCTAATTATCACATTAAAACGAATAACTACCCTATTTCACATTACACATCAGACGGGCCAGACCACCACATGCAACCACCCTTTACCACTTCCTCAGACCACCTCAACAGACTAACACTGTCGCTAAACTACCTTGACATTCAAGGAAATCTTCTACATCAATTTTTCACCTACTTCGCCAATTGCCACCCCTTCTAGTATCCTATGAAATGTACCAGAAGCAACCAATAAATCAATAACATTGCAGAACTCAAGAATTTTACCCTGGAAAATGACATTGCCACCGTCTAGCCAAGTAAAAACATACTGTATTTCAACAAATGTGTTGATTGACAATTAAGGATTTCCGTTACTTTTAATCAAGCTAATGACTTGGTTTCAACAATTATCGGAGA
The sequence above is drawn from the Erigeron canadensis isolate Cc75 chromosome 4, C_canadensis_v1, whole genome shotgun sequence genome and encodes:
- the LOC122596008 gene encoding cucumber peeling cupredoxin-like; amino-acid sequence: MAGSKSSTVVVFMVMMVAAMQMQTSMAQTRHVVGDALGWTIPSNDAAAYTTWASGKTFTVGDTLFFNFTTGLHDVAEVAQAAYGPCTTTNPISTTTTGPATITLSTAGTHYYICTFGTHCSIGQKVSVNVVSAATAPTPPPAATPPPAATPTIPPPTATPTPAPVSPPTTTPTPAPAPGPSTTTPPSTSSPAPSPEATSPPAPPPAGLSPSGSTTPPPSGDNAPTPPSPSSAVRSLVPATLLVAVFALFL
- the LOC122595881 gene encoding uncharacterized protein LOC122595881 is translated as MPRPGPRPFECVRRSWHSDRHQPIRGSIIQQIFRLVHENHSPGTKKNREWQEKLPAVVLKSEEIMYSKANSEAEYLNSETLWDRLNDAIDTIIRKDETMETGEFLPPCVEAALNLGCVPVRSSRSQRNTNTRSYLSPRNQDPGPNVQRPEGVDRTRAFSEVNNDIGPSSQAALPGSSRYPPLFGNLPRQMVSFENRPTIFPLYHGFHFQPRAPQMFQDSPQNLNKIIDGTPVYHPTRETLPSSSQTGCPERLFSFDGCDNSSKKQIRPELGECDLSLRLGLVSSSEKGPTFVDDVYDDESGLRSSKEFSFFPLNSEAEEVENTVTDVRKRKTVGETQHYLHMNPDFERMKRRGL